One window from the genome of Chlamydiota bacterium encodes:
- a CDS encoding glycosyltransferase family 9 protein, which translates to MTADPRTVLVVSLGGLGDFLTRWPLWQSVRRSFPGARIVYLGAPRHARLLAAAGLCDEARDFDAADRRLPNRADTLVSALGARGAAWAERLARETGAARLVSIEPFPGEEARVPVGVHVERQISAAGLAAPDPPECRIPEPLRRWAAERLAERGLDGARTVAIHRGSGSPAKNWPRERFEALAAGAAGRGFEALFLDGEAEEGRFSETPGTARFRGLDLAEAASLLAACRAYVGNDSGVSHLAALLGVPTTVIFGPTDPAVWAPRGRRVTVLAGRAPCAPCGRERMQRCGNRRCLAEISTEKVLDALGRAGRAATSREPV; encoded by the coding sequence ATGACGGCCGATCCGCGGACGGTCCTCGTCGTCAGCCTCGGGGGCCTCGGGGATTTTCTGACCCGCTGGCCCCTCTGGCAGTCCGTCCGGCGCTCGTTTCCCGGCGCCCGGATCGTCTACCTCGGCGCCCCCCGCCACGCCCGCCTTCTCGCCGCCGCGGGCCTCTGCGACGAGGCGCGGGATTTCGACGCCGCGGACCGCCGGTTGCCGAACAGGGCGGACACGCTGGTCTCCGCGCTCGGGGCGCGCGGGGCGGCGTGGGCGGAGCGGCTGGCGCGGGAGACGGGGGCGGCCCGTCTCGTGTCGATCGAACCGTTCCCCGGGGAGGAGGCGCGCGTGCCGGTGGGGGTGCATGTCGAGCGGCAGATCTCCGCCGCGGGTCTGGCGGCGCCGGATCCGCCGGAATGCCGCATCCCGGAGCCGCTGCGCCGATGGGCGGCCGAACGCCTCGCGGAGCGGGGGCTCGACGGGGCCCGCACGGTCGCCATCCACCGCGGGAGCGGGTCGCCCGCCAAGAACTGGCCGCGGGAGCGGTTCGAGGCCCTCGCGGCCGGGGCGGCCGGGCGCGGCTTCGAGGCGCTGTTCCTCGACGGGGAGGCGGAGGAGGGGCGGTTTTCCGAAACCCCGGGGACCGCCAGGTTCCGCGGCCTCGACCTCGCGGAGGCCGCCTCCCTCCTCGCCGCGTGCCGGGCGTACGTCGGCAACGACAGCGGCGTCTCGCATCTCGCGGCGCTGCTCGGCGTGCCGACGACGGTCATCTTCGGCCCCACCGACCCGGCGGTCTGGGCGCCGCGCGGGAGGCGCGTCACCGTGCTGGCGGGCCGGGCCCCCTGCGCCCCCTGCGGCCGGGAGCGGATGCAGAGGTGCGGAAATCGCCGGTGTCTCGCGGAGATCTCAACGGAAAAGGTTTTGGACGCGCTGGGGCGCGCGGGCCGTGCGGCAACGTCGCGCGAACCCGTCTGA
- the vanZ gene encoding VanZ family protein, with the protein MPVACRWIVAACYAAALPFLRGGWERIRARGGDSFAAALPFAAAAALAAALLWYLAARKRETRVTVYLLLAVLCAAALALFRSSPEPIARIHIAQYALLGLLVFWAMDGPREGRICCLGAFLAGSALGLADETLQGVLPSRIYDLRDVALNIRSVLLGQAAILFVLRPWERNGGGPPRRGGGGRLALPACAFSLAALLCLANVALVEMGTPTRPGWEGAVAGGRDGFRHFGPAAVAANTVGIAAAVAMLGAARGPLRGAARLLRAAAVCGLLPPLILLVGALLGLRFR; encoded by the coding sequence GTGCCCGTCGCGTGCCGCTGGATCGTCGCCGCCTGCTACGCCGCCGCCCTCCCGTTCCTGCGCGGGGGCTGGGAGCGGATCCGCGCGCGCGGCGGGGATTCGTTCGCCGCGGCGCTTCCGTTCGCCGCCGCGGCGGCGCTCGCCGCGGCGCTCCTCTGGTACCTCGCGGCGAGGAAACGCGAGACGAGAGTCACCGTCTACCTTCTGCTCGCCGTCCTGTGCGCCGCCGCCCTCGCCCTCTTCCGCTCCTCCCCCGAGCCGATTGCGAGGATCCACATCGCCCAGTACGCCTTGCTCGGTCTCCTCGTCTTCTGGGCCATGGACGGCCCGCGCGAGGGACGGATCTGCTGCCTCGGGGCCTTCCTCGCCGGCTCCGCACTCGGCCTCGCCGACGAGACGCTCCAGGGCGTCCTCCCGTCGCGCATCTACGACCTCCGGGACGTCGCGCTCAACATCCGCTCCGTCCTCCTCGGCCAGGCGGCGATCCTTTTCGTGCTGCGGCCGTGGGAGCGCAACGGGGGCGGGCCCCCGAGGCGGGGAGGGGGCGGGCGACTCGCCCTGCCGGCCTGCGCCTTCTCGCTGGCCGCGCTCCTGTGCCTGGCGAACGTCGCGCTGGTCGAGATGGGGACGCCGACGCGCCCGGGGTGGGAAGGCGCCGTCGCGGGCGGGAGGGACGGGTTTCGGCACTTCGGCCCCGCGGCGGTCGCCGCCAACACGGTCGGCATCGCCGCGGCGGTCGCGATGCTCGGCGCCGCGCGCGGGCCGCTGCGGGGCGCGGCGCGCCTCCTCCGCGCCGCGGCCGTCTGCGGGCTTCTCCCACCGCTGATCCTCCTCGTCGGGGCGCTTCTGGGGCTGCGGTTCCGCTGA
- a CDS encoding nucleoside-diphosphate kinase, with amino-acid sequence MSEELCFVAINPYTIRKSRTGGVIGRLLSRSSLELVAARMYAPSRELVEEYLSTIPARRNDPDRQVRTLIRNYVRLNYAPGPNGSRRRVMFLLFKGPNACRELSEVVGHITRSSLSGECIRDTYGDCIWSGRGTVRYFEPAVLIVPAGEAPGPSLRIWGRHAARDGGLLTDVIPWPKGVRPEETTVLIKPEIFSSRSIRAGNIIDIFSKADLYIVAAKLLRMSVAQAEEFYGPVRDSLAEKLRGPVTARARLALEKEFGFTLPEGTARGIGGRLNRLVAEDQFRQIVRFMTGRDAASTPPAERDAPGLVRCLALVYQGVDAVRKIRAIIGATDPKKADVATVRKEFGRDIMVNAAHASDSPENARREMRIIDFERDDVGPAIEEHLAARQEREG; translated from the coding sequence ATGAGCGAGGAACTCTGTTTCGTCGCGATCAACCCGTACACGATACGCAAGTCGCGCACCGGCGGCGTGATCGGGCGCCTCCTGTCGCGTTCGAGCCTCGAACTCGTGGCCGCCAGGATGTACGCCCCCTCGCGGGAGCTCGTCGAGGAGTACCTCTCGACCATCCCGGCGAGGCGAAACGACCCGGACCGGCAGGTCAGGACACTCATCAGGAACTACGTGCGGCTGAACTACGCCCCCGGGCCGAATGGGAGCCGCCGCCGGGTGATGTTCCTCCTCTTCAAGGGGCCCAACGCCTGCCGCGAGCTCTCCGAGGTCGTGGGACACATCACCAGGAGCAGCCTCTCCGGCGAGTGCATCCGGGACACCTACGGGGACTGCATCTGGAGCGGCCGCGGCACCGTGCGGTACTTCGAGCCCGCCGTCCTCATCGTCCCCGCCGGGGAGGCCCCCGGGCCGTCGCTGCGGATCTGGGGGCGGCACGCGGCGCGCGACGGCGGGCTCCTGACGGACGTCATCCCCTGGCCGAAAGGGGTGCGGCCCGAGGAGACGACGGTGCTCATCAAGCCCGAGATCTTCAGCTCCCGGAGCATCCGGGCGGGCAACATCATCGACATCTTCTCCAAGGCCGACCTGTACATCGTCGCCGCGAAGCTGCTCCGGATGAGCGTGGCCCAGGCCGAGGAGTTCTACGGTCCCGTCCGCGACTCGCTCGCCGAGAAACTGCGGGGGCCGGTCACCGCCCGCGCCCGGCTCGCGCTCGAGAAGGAGTTCGGCTTCACCCTCCCGGAGGGGACCGCGCGCGGCATCGGGGGCCGCCTGAACCGCCTCGTCGCCGAGGACCAGTTCAGGCAGATCGTGCGGTTCATGACCGGGCGTGACGCCGCCTCGACCCCCCCCGCCGAGCGCGACGCGCCCGGGCTCGTGCGGTGCCTCGCCCTCGTCTACCAGGGGGTGGACGCGGTGCGCAAGATCCGCGCGATCATCGGCGCGACGGACCCGAAGAAGGCGGATGTGGCGACGGTGCGGAAGGAGTTCGGGAGGGACATCATGGTGAACGCGGCGCACGCCTCCGACTCCCCCGAGAACGCCCGGCGCGAGATGCGGATCATCGACTTCGAGCGCGACGACGTCGGGCCGGCGATCGAGGAGCACCTCGCCGCGCGTCAAGAGCGGGAGGGGTGA
- a CDS encoding pyridoxal phosphate-dependent aminotransferase — protein sequence MASRGFARSVEAVEPSHTLAIDARAKALRLAGKDVVGFGAGEPDFDTPAHVKEAACRAIAEGRTKYTPVAGIPALREAVARKLAADNGVSYRPDEIVVSCGAKHALYNAIRVLLNPGDEALILSPHWVTYPAQVILAGGNPVFVAAEAADGFRIDPERVEAAVTPRTRLIIVNSPNNPTGWVAERDELAGLAEIALRHRLHLISDEIYEKIVYPPAAHLSIASLGPEIKECTIVVNGVSKSHAMTGWRIGYLAASRKIAALAERLQSHCTSNPDSIAQAAAVEALGGDRGFVEMMLRSFQARRDLLVGRLAAMPGVRCAVPRGAFYAFPDISSFGVGSAALAEELLEKALVAVVPGAAFGADAHLRLSYATSTEQIEKGMDRMERFLRSR from the coding sequence ATGGCCAGCCGCGGCTTTGCGCGCTCCGTTGAGGCGGTCGAGCCGTCGCACACCCTCGCCATCGACGCCAGGGCGAAGGCGCTGCGCCTGGCGGGGAAGGACGTGGTGGGGTTCGGCGCCGGCGAGCCGGACTTCGACACCCCCGCGCACGTGAAGGAGGCCGCCTGCCGCGCGATCGCCGAGGGCCGGACCAAGTACACCCCGGTCGCCGGCATCCCCGCGCTCAGGGAGGCGGTCGCCCGCAAGCTCGCCGCCGACAACGGCGTCTCCTACCGGCCGGACGAGATCGTCGTCTCCTGCGGGGCGAAGCACGCCCTCTACAACGCCATCCGCGTCCTCCTCAACCCCGGCGACGAGGCCCTCATCCTGTCCCCCCACTGGGTCACCTACCCGGCGCAGGTGATCCTGGCGGGGGGGAACCCGGTCTTCGTCGCCGCCGAGGCCGCAGACGGGTTCCGGATCGATCCGGAGCGGGTCGAGGCCGCGGTGACGCCGCGCACCCGCCTGATCATCGTCAACAGCCCGAACAATCCGACCGGCTGGGTCGCGGAGCGCGACGAACTGGCCGGCCTCGCGGAGATCGCGCTCCGGCACCGCCTCCACCTGATCTCCGACGAGATCTACGAGAAGATCGTCTATCCCCCCGCCGCGCACCTGAGCATCGCCTCCCTGGGGCCCGAGATCAAGGAATGCACGATCGTCGTGAACGGCGTGTCGAAGTCGCACGCGATGACCGGGTGGAGGATCGGGTATCTTGCCGCTTCCCGGAAGATCGCCGCGCTCGCCGAGCGGCTGCAGAGCCACTGCACCTCGAACCCGGACTCGATCGCGCAGGCCGCGGCGGTCGAGGCGCTGGGCGGGGACCGGGGGTTCGTCGAGATGATGTTGCGCAGCTTCCAGGCGCGCCGCGACCTCCTCGTCGGCCGCCTCGCCGCGATGCCGGGCGTGCGCTGCGCGGTGCCGCGCGGCGCCTTCTACGCATTCCCCGACATCTCCTCTTTCGGCGTGGGGTCCGCCGCCCTCGCGGAGGAGCTGCTGGAGAAGGCGCTCGTGGCGGTGGTGCCCGGCGCGGCGTTCGGCGCCGACGCGCACCTGCGCCTCTCCTACGCGACCTCGACGGAGCAGATCGAGAAGGGGATGGACCGGATGGAGCGGTTCCTCCGGTCGCGCTGA
- the icd gene encoding isocitrate dehydrogenase (NADP(+)) → MPDKIRIADDGSLAVPDRPIIPYIEGDGVGPEIWRAASAVLDAAVARAYGGGRRIAWREIYAGEKAAARFGADTFLPEETIAAIAEHAVAIKGPLTTPVGGGFRSLNVALRQRLDLYACVRPVRYFPGVPSPMRHPERLDVVIFRENTEDVYAGIEWPSGSPEAEALAGFLSSRLGAAVRPGSALGIKPVSPEGCRRLVRRAVRYAVDRGRKSVTLVHKGNIMKWTEGAFREWGYALAAEEFAGAVVREGEGGEGSGAVVIKDRIADSMFQQLLLRPEEYDVIATTNLNGDYLSDACAAQVGGLGLAPGANIGDRAAVFEATHGSAPKHAGKDRVNPGSLILSGAMLLEHIGWAEAAALVVRALGDTIRAGTVTYDLARQMEGAREVGCGAFAAAVMRAIER, encoded by the coding sequence ATGCCCGACAAGATCAGAATCGCCGACGACGGCTCCCTCGCGGTCCCCGACCGCCCGATCATACCCTACATCGAGGGGGACGGGGTGGGGCCCGAGATATGGCGCGCCGCCTCGGCTGTCCTCGACGCGGCGGTGGCGCGCGCCTACGGGGGGGGGCGGCGCATCGCCTGGCGGGAGATCTACGCGGGGGAGAAGGCCGCGGCGCGTTTCGGGGCGGACACGTTCCTCCCCGAGGAGACGATCGCGGCGATCGCGGAGCACGCCGTGGCGATCAAGGGGCCGCTCACGACGCCCGTCGGCGGCGGCTTCCGGTCGCTGAACGTGGCGCTGCGGCAGCGCCTCGACCTGTACGCCTGCGTGCGCCCGGTAAGGTATTTCCCCGGGGTCCCGTCGCCGATGCGGCACCCCGAGCGCCTCGACGTGGTCATCTTCAGGGAGAACACCGAGGACGTCTACGCGGGCATCGAGTGGCCCTCCGGGAGCCCGGAGGCCGAGGCCCTCGCCGGGTTCCTCTCCTCCCGCCTCGGCGCGGCGGTGCGGCCCGGCTCCGCGCTCGGCATCAAGCCGGTCTCGCCGGAGGGGTGCAGGCGGCTCGTGCGCCGCGCCGTGCGCTACGCGGTCGACCGGGGCCGGAAAAGCGTCACGCTGGTCCACAAGGGGAACATCATGAAGTGGACCGAGGGGGCGTTCCGCGAGTGGGGCTACGCCCTCGCGGCGGAGGAGTTCGCCGGGGCGGTCGTCCGCGAGGGGGAGGGGGGGGAGGGGAGCGGAGCGGTGGTGATCAAGGACCGGATCGCCGACTCGATGTTCCAGCAGCTCCTCCTCCGCCCGGAGGAGTACGACGTGATCGCGACGACGAACCTCAACGGCGACTACCTCTCGGACGCCTGCGCGGCGCAGGTGGGCGGGCTGGGGCTGGCGCCCGGCGCGAACATCGGGGACCGGGCCGCGGTCTTCGAGGCGACGCACGGCAGCGCCCCGAAGCACGCGGGGAAGGACCGGGTGAACCCCGGCTCCCTCATCCTCTCGGGGGCGATGCTGCTCGAGCATATCGGCTGGGCCGAGGCGGCGGCGCTCGTCGTCCGGGCGCTCGGTGACACCATCCGCGCGGGCACCGTGACCTACGACCTCGCCCGCCAGATGGAGGGGGCCCGCGAGGTCGGGTGCGGCGCGTTCGCCGCGGCGGTCATGCGGGCGATCGAGCGGTGA
- a CDS encoding manganese efflux pump — protein MNPILLLALAAALAMDAFAVSLAISLLLGRPSGAQTFRLAFSFGLFQFAMPVAGWFAGRGIRAYIEGVDHWIAFGLLLFIGGRMLRSAGRLDRDGGCPPCDPTCGASLLILSVATSVDALAAGLSLSFLGVEVAIPAMVIGAVAFLLTALGMRIGPLAGRLFGRRAEIAGGLILIAIGAGILVDHLCA, from the coding sequence GTGAATCCGATCCTGCTGCTCGCCCTGGCCGCGGCGCTTGCGATGGACGCGTTCGCCGTCTCGCTGGCGATCTCGCTCCTTCTCGGGAGGCCGTCCGGCGCCCAGACGTTCAGGCTCGCCTTCAGCTTCGGCCTCTTCCAGTTTGCGATGCCCGTGGCCGGCTGGTTCGCCGGGCGCGGGATCCGGGCATACATAGAGGGGGTCGATCACTGGATCGCGTTCGGCCTCCTCCTCTTCATCGGGGGCAGGATGCTCCGCAGCGCCGGCAGGCTCGACCGCGACGGCGGCTGCCCCCCGTGCGACCCGACCTGCGGCGCATCCCTCCTCATCCTCTCCGTGGCGACCAGCGTCGACGCGCTCGCGGCGGGGCTGAGCTTGAGCTTCCTGGGCGTGGAGGTCGCCATCCCCGCCATGGTGATAGGCGCCGTCGCCTTCCTGCTGACGGCGCTGGGGATGCGGATCGGGCCTCTCGCCGGCCGTCTGTTCGGCCGGCGGGCGGAGATCGCCGGGGGGCTCATCCTGATCGCCATCGGCGCCGGGATCCTCGTTGACCATCTGTGCGCCTGA
- a CDS encoding homoserine dehydrogenase yields MKKIRIGLIGLGTVGTGFAKALARNGPVIRQRFGIDLDLALVAEKNRRAGREAPIPPSRRVRDAARLVRDPEIDIVVELIGGCGAAKRLIAEALRRGKHVVTANKALLAEHGRELFGIAQERGADLYYEASVCGAIPIVRALREGLASTRVASIFGIVNGTCNYILSRMTGSGIDFRAALREAQRLGYAEADPALDIDGTDSAHKLAILATLASGSWVPLGAVYVEGIRRISAIDIRFAKEFGYVIKLLAIYKQRAGQVEARVHPTLIPASHLLSSVGEAFNAVCVEGWPAGEIVLYGRGAGQAPTASAVLGDVIDIARNIGRGCCGRVPPVAARVGAPRVRPVEEIETQYYLRFSVVDRPGVLARITGILGRQGISIASVLQTERRIGGVVPVVLMTHRSREGNVRRAIARIDRLADVRDRTVLLRVEEKV; encoded by the coding sequence ATGAAGAAGATCAGGATCGGGCTCATCGGCCTCGGCACCGTCGGCACGGGCTTCGCGAAGGCGCTCGCGCGGAACGGGCCGGTCATCCGGCAGCGGTTCGGGATCGACCTCGACCTCGCGCTCGTGGCCGAGAAGAACCGGCGGGCGGGGAGGGAAGCGCCCATCCCGCCCTCGCGCCGGGTGCGGGATGCGGCGCGGCTCGTCCGGGATCCCGAAATCGACATCGTCGTGGAGCTGATCGGCGGCTGCGGCGCCGCCAAACGCCTCATCGCGGAGGCGTTGCGCCGGGGGAAGCACGTCGTCACCGCCAACAAGGCGCTGCTCGCCGAGCACGGGCGCGAGCTGTTCGGCATCGCGCAGGAACGCGGCGCGGATCTCTACTACGAGGCGAGCGTCTGCGGGGCGATCCCGATCGTCAGGGCGCTCCGGGAGGGGCTCGCCTCGACCCGTGTCGCGTCGATCTTCGGCATCGTCAACGGCACCTGCAACTACATCCTCTCGCGGATGACCGGTTCCGGGATCGACTTCCGCGCGGCGCTCCGCGAGGCGCAGCGCCTCGGCTACGCCGAGGCGGACCCGGCCCTCGACATCGACGGCACCGATTCGGCGCACAAGCTGGCGATCCTGGCCACCCTGGCCAGCGGGAGCTGGGTGCCGCTGGGGGCGGTCTACGTCGAGGGGATACGGCGCATCTCGGCGATCGACATCCGGTTCGCGAAGGAGTTCGGCTACGTCATCAAGCTCCTCGCCATCTACAAGCAGCGGGCCGGGCAGGTGGAGGCGCGCGTCCACCCGACCTTGATCCCCGCGAGCCACCTCCTCTCCTCGGTGGGCGAGGCGTTCAACGCGGTCTGCGTCGAGGGCTGGCCCGCGGGCGAGATCGTGCTCTACGGCCGCGGCGCGGGGCAGGCGCCCACCGCGAGCGCCGTCCTCGGGGACGTCATCGACATCGCGCGCAACATCGGGCGCGGCTGCTGCGGGAGGGTCCCGCCGGTGGCGGCGCGCGTCGGCGCCCCTCGCGTACGGCCGGTCGAGGAGATCGAGACCCAGTACTACCTGCGCTTCTCCGTGGTGGACCGGCCCGGCGTCCTCGCGCGGATCACCGGCATACTCGGCAGGCAGGGGATCAGCATCGCCTCGGTGCTCCAGACGGAGCGCAGGATAGGCGGCGTGGTGCCGGTGGTGCTGATGACGCACCGGTCGCGCGAGGGGAACGTGCGCCGGGCGATCGCGAGGATCGACCGTCTCGCCGATGTCCGCGACAGGACCGTCCTGCTGCGCGTGGAGGAGAAGGTCTAG
- a CDS encoding cofactor-independent phosphoglycerate mutase — protein sequence MKYAILVGDGMADHPVPEMGHRTPLEVARTPRMDLLARGGAGGLARTVPPGMEPGSDVANLSILGVDPARCYTGRGPLEAASMGVELADDEYAFRCNLVTVADDTMVDHSGGNISSGEGRVLIGLIAEKFRGRGVRFFPGVSYRNLMVAPERLLSDGEGPLRCMPPHDIAGKPFVPHLPSGRGSRLLRELMQASRLILSQEPINRVKVDLGENPANMIWLWGGGTKPRIGSFASKRGVRGAVISAVDLVKGIGSCLGLAVVDVPGATGHYDTDYSAKAAAALEALRETDFVLVHVEAADEAGHHGDRSEKVRAIENFDLKVVGPVLEGLQRSGEPFRILVLPDHATPLALRTHTAEPVPFCLFGRGIAPDGMAGFSEKAARGGSLIVEEGWRLMDALLAEGPPGEAEGVRGWR from the coding sequence ATGAAATACGCAATCCTCGTGGGCGACGGGATGGCGGACCACCCGGTGCCCGAGATGGGACACCGCACCCCGCTCGAGGTGGCGCGCACCCCCCGGATGGACCTTCTGGCCCGCGGCGGGGCGGGCGGCCTGGCCAGGACCGTGCCGCCCGGGATGGAGCCGGGGAGCGACGTCGCGAATCTTTCGATCCTGGGGGTGGACCCGGCCCGCTGCTACACGGGGCGGGGGCCGCTCGAGGCGGCGAGCATGGGCGTCGAGCTCGCCGACGACGAGTACGCGTTCCGCTGCAACCTGGTGACGGTCGCCGACGACACGATGGTCGACCACAGCGGCGGGAACATCTCGAGCGGCGAGGGGCGCGTGCTGATCGGGCTGATCGCCGAAAAATTCCGGGGCCGCGGCGTCCGCTTCTTCCCCGGCGTCAGTTACCGGAACCTGATGGTCGCGCCCGAACGGCTGCTGTCCGACGGCGAAGGGCCGCTCAGGTGCATGCCGCCGCACGACATCGCGGGGAAGCCGTTCGTTCCGCACCTCCCGTCCGGCAGGGGGAGCCGCCTCCTCCGGGAGCTGATGCAGGCCTCCCGCCTGATCCTCTCGCAGGAGCCGATCAACCGGGTGAAGGTGGACCTCGGCGAGAATCCCGCCAACATGATCTGGCTCTGGGGCGGGGGGACAAAGCCGCGGATCGGGTCGTTCGCCTCGAAACGGGGCGTCCGGGGGGCGGTGATCTCGGCGGTCGATCTCGTCAAGGGGATCGGGAGCTGCCTCGGCCTCGCCGTGGTCGACGTCCCCGGCGCGACCGGGCACTACGACACCGACTACTCCGCCAAGGCGGCGGCCGCCCTCGAGGCCCTGCGGGAGACGGACTTCGTCCTTGTCCACGTCGAGGCCGCGGACGAGGCCGGGCACCACGGCGACCGCTCCGAGAAGGTGCGGGCGATCGAGAACTTCGACCTGAAGGTGGTCGGACCGGTGCTCGAGGGGCTGCAGCGCTCCGGCGAGCCGTTCCGGATCCTGGTGCTGCCCGACCACGCGACCCCGCTCGCGTTGCGGACACACACCGCCGAGCCGGTCCCGTTCTGCCTCTTCGGCCGGGGGATCGCGCCCGACGGGATGGCGGGGTTCAGCGAGAAGGCCGCGCGGGGCGGCTCCCTCATCGTCGAGGAGGGGTGGCGGCTGATGGACGCCCTCCTGGCGGAAGGACCGCCGGGCGAGGCGGAGGGGGTCCGGGGATGGCGCTGA
- a CDS encoding aspartate kinase has protein sequence MALIVQKYGGSSVADPERIRDVARRVARARKGGDKVVAVVSAMGDTTDELTALAHRVSAAPTDREIDMLLSTGEQVTAALLAMALHDLGVDAVSLTGGQVGIATDGAHRRAKIIGISTGKIAEHLARGTVVVVAGFQGVDEDLDITTLGRGGSDATAVALAAVLGADVCRIYKDVEGVYTADPRIVPAAGKIDRIGYDEMLEMASLGAQVLQSRAVEFAKKYGIKVEILSSFNDAPGTVVSGEGGKMEDLVIRAVTVDRGEAKLTIRRVPDRPGIAASIFGAMAEANVNVDMIIQNVSEDGYTDVSFTVSREDCARAVRALERTAAGIGAKGITRDERIAKVSVVGVGMKSHKGVASTMFGTLAREGINIEMISTSDIKISCVVDEADLERAARALHAAFGLGADGEAGQER, from the coding sequence ATGGCGCTGATCGTCCAGAAGTACGGCGGCAGCTCGGTCGCCGACCCGGAGAGGATCCGGGATGTCGCGCGGAGGGTGGCGCGCGCGCGGAAGGGGGGGGACAAGGTCGTGGCGGTCGTCTCCGCGATGGGCGACACCACCGACGAGCTGACCGCCCTCGCGCACCGGGTCTCCGCGGCCCCCACCGACCGCGAGATCGACATGCTCCTCTCCACCGGGGAGCAGGTCACCGCGGCGCTGCTCGCGATGGCCCTGCACGACCTCGGCGTCGACGCCGTCTCGCTGACCGGCGGGCAGGTGGGGATCGCCACCGACGGGGCGCACCGGCGGGCGAAGATCATCGGGATCAGCACCGGCAAGATCGCCGAGCACCTCGCCCGGGGCACCGTCGTCGTGGTCGCGGGGTTCCAGGGGGTGGACGAGGATCTCGACATCACCACGCTCGGCCGGGGCGGCTCTGACGCGACCGCGGTGGCCCTCGCGGCGGTCCTCGGCGCGGACGTCTGCCGGATCTACAAGGACGTGGAGGGGGTCTACACGGCGGATCCCCGGATCGTGCCCGCCGCGGGCAAGATCGACCGGATCGGCTACGACGAGATGCTCGAGATGGCGAGTCTCGGCGCCCAGGTGCTCCAGTCGCGCGCCGTGGAGTTCGCCAAGAAGTACGGGATCAAGGTGGAGATCCTGTCGAGTTTCAACGACGCCCCCGGCACGGTGGTCTCGGGGGAGGGGGGGAAGATGGAAGACCTGGTGATACGCGCCGTCACGGTGGACCGCGGCGAGGCGAAGCTGACGATCCGGCGCGTCCCCGACCGCCCCGGCATCGCCGCCTCGATCTTCGGGGCGATGGCGGAGGCGAACGTGAACGTGGACATGATCATCCAGAACGTGAGCGAGGACGGCTACACCGATGTCTCGTTCACCGTGTCGCGCGAAGACTGCGCGCGCGCCGTCCGGGCCCTGGAGCGCACCGCCGCCGGGATCGGCGCCAAGGGGATCACGCGGGACGAGCGGATCGCGAAGGTCTCGGTCGTGGGCGTGGGGATGAAGAGCCACAAGGGGGTCGCCTCGACGATGTTCGGGACGCTCGCGCGGGAGGGGATCAACATCGAGATGATCTCCACGAGCGACATCAAGATCTCCTGCGTGGTGGACGAGGCGGACCTGGAACGGGCGGCGCGCGCGCTGCACGCGGCGTTTGGGCTCGGGGCGGACGGGGAGGCCGGACAAGAGAGATGA